The following coding sequences are from one Ancylobacter sp. TS-1 window:
- the frr gene encoding ribosome recycling factor: protein MSSGPIDISDLKRRMQGAIAVLKQELSGLRTGRASASLLEPIQVDAYGSHMPLNQVASVNVPEPRLLSVQVWDRGMVSAVEKAIRDSNLGLNPQTEGQVLRVRIPELTQDRRQELVKVAHKYAEAARVSVRHVRRDGLDSLKKAEKDGEMSSDDLDRLADQVQKATDQSISEIDQVLSSKEKEILAV from the coding sequence ATGAGTTCTGGTCCGATCGACATTTCCGATCTCAAGCGCCGCATGCAGGGCGCCATCGCCGTCCTCAAGCAGGAGCTTTCGGGGCTGCGCACCGGGCGCGCCTCGGCGAGCCTGCTGGAGCCGATCCAGGTCGACGCCTATGGCAGCCACATGCCGCTGAACCAGGTGGCGTCGGTCAACGTGCCGGAGCCGCGCCTTCTGTCGGTGCAGGTCTGGGACCGCGGCATGGTCTCGGCCGTCGAGAAGGCGATCCGCGACTCCAATCTCGGCCTCAACCCGCAGACCGAGGGGCAGGTGCTGCGCGTGCGGATTCCCGAGCTGACGCAGGACCGCCGCCAGGAATTGGTCAAGGTTGCCCACAAATATGCGGAAGCGGCGCGCGTCTCCGTGCGCCATGTCCGTCGCGACGGCCTCGATTCGCTCAAGAAGGCGGAGAAGGATGGGGAGATGAGCTCCGACGATCTGGATCGCCTCGCCGATCAGGTGCAGAAGGCGACGGACCAGTCGATCTCGGAAATCGATCAGGTGCTGTCCAGCAAGGAAAAGGAAATCCTTGCGGTCTGA
- a CDS encoding lipoprotein-releasing ABC transporter permease subunit has product MLSLRYLRARRKEGFISVIAGFSFLGIMLGVATLIIVMAVMNGFRTELLSKILGLNGHMLVQPIDGPLTDYEAVAQRIAGVPGIKFAVPLVEGQALASSAFSAGGVLVRGLSEKDLRELPAIGSNIRQGTLDGFDEGSGVAIGKRLADQLSLQAGDNLTLVAPRGAVTPMGTTPRIKVYKIAAVFEIGMSEYDSAFVFMPLAESQAYFNKDGDVTAIEVYTDNPDAIESYRSAVQAAAGRPIYIVDWRQRNATFFNALQVERNVMFLILTLIVVVAAFNIVSGLNMLVKDKGRDIGILRTMGATRGAIMRVFLVTGAAIGVVGTLAGFLLGLLVCLNVEEIRQFISWLTATELFSPELYYLSRLPAEMNAGETATVVLMALVLSFLAPLYPSWRAARLDPVEALRYE; this is encoded by the coding sequence ATGCTGTCGCTGCGCTATCTGCGCGCCCGCCGCAAGGAAGGCTTCATCTCGGTCATCGCCGGCTTCTCCTTCCTCGGCATCATGCTGGGCGTGGCGACGCTGATCATCGTCATGGCGGTCATGAACGGCTTCCGCACCGAGCTGCTGTCGAAGATCCTCGGCCTCAACGGCCACATGCTGGTGCAGCCGATCGACGGCCCGCTGACCGACTACGAGGCGGTGGCGCAGCGCATCGCCGGCGTGCCGGGCATCAAGTTCGCCGTGCCGCTGGTGGAAGGGCAGGCGCTGGCCTCCTCCGCATTCAGTGCCGGCGGCGTGCTGGTGCGCGGCCTTTCCGAGAAGGACCTGCGGGAACTGCCGGCGATCGGCTCCAATATCCGCCAGGGCACGCTCGACGGTTTCGACGAGGGCTCGGGCGTCGCCATCGGCAAGCGGCTGGCCGACCAGCTTTCGCTCCAGGCGGGCGACAATCTCACCCTCGTCGCCCCGCGCGGCGCGGTGACGCCGATGGGCACGACGCCGCGCATCAAGGTCTACAAGATCGCGGCGGTGTTCGAGATCGGCATGTCGGAATATGACAGCGCCTTCGTCTTCATGCCGCTGGCCGAGAGCCAGGCCTATTTCAACAAGGATGGCGACGTTACCGCCATCGAGGTCTACACCGACAATCCCGACGCCATCGAGAGCTACCGCTCGGCGGTGCAGGCGGCGGCCGGGCGACCGATCTACATCGTCGACTGGCGACAGCGAAACGCGACCTTCTTCAACGCGCTGCAGGTCGAGCGCAACGTGATGTTCCTGATCCTGACGCTGATCGTCGTGGTGGCGGCGTTCAACATCGTCTCCGGCCTCAACATGCTGGTGAAGGACAAGGGCCGCGACATCGGCATCCTGCGCACCATGGGCGCGACGCGCGGGGCGATCATGCGCGTCTTCCTCGTCACCGGCGCCGCCATCGGCGTGGTCGGCACGCTCGCCGGGTTCCTGCTCGGGCTGCTGGTCTGCCTGAACGTCGAGGAAATCCGCCAGTTCATCTCCTGGCTGACGGCGACCGAGCTTTTCTCGCCGGAGCTTTATTATCTCAGCCGCCTGCCGGCCGAGATGAACGCCGGCGAGACCGCGACCGTCGTGCTGATGGCGCTCGTCCTGTCCTTCCTGGCCCCGCTCTACCCGTCCTGGCGCGCCGCGCGTCTCGATCCGGTGGAAGCGCTGCGCTACGAATAG
- the dnaE gene encoding DNA polymerase III subunit alpha: MAETDVGFVHLHVHSSFSLLEGALSIGKLADLAKKDRQPAIALTDTGNLFGALEFSEKMAGSGIQPILGCSLAVDFPGPAPRGPAGAERPRLVLLAANEEGWKNLMELVSRSFLDTAADGTPHIKLDWLTGRADGLIALTGGPGGPIDRALAAGSPDLAEQRLAALSGLFGDRLYVEIQRHGVAEERRVEPALVDLAYRLELPLVAANEPFFASQDDYEAHDALICIAEGRLVAEPDRRQLTPEHRFRTRAEMATIFADLPEALANTVEIARRCAWRPRTVKPILPRFTLDRDEAEELRLQAEEGLRHRLSVHGPAPELTEKDYEDRLAFELSIIEKMKFPGYFLIVSDFIKWAKAQGIPVGPGRGSGAGSLVAYSLTITDLDPLRFGLLFERFLNPERVSMPDFDIDFCQERRDEVIRYVQQRYGRDQVAQIITFGTLQARGVLRDVGRVLEMPYGQVDKLCKLVPQNPANPVTLKQAIGDEPRLQAESDANPVVKRAFDIATRLEGLNRHASTHAAGIVIGDRPLARLVPLYRDPRSDMPVTQYNMKWVEQAGLVKFDFLGLKTLTVLQTAVRLVAQRGIALDLSTIPLDDPKTYAMLTRGETVGVFQVESAGMRRALVDMKPDRLEDIIALVALYRPGPMANIPVYCAVKNGQEKAAYAHPALEGSLKETYGVIIYQEQVMQIAQTLSGYSLGEADLLRRAMGKKIRAEMDKQRERFVTGAVERDVPKAKASEIFDLLAKFADYGFNKSHAAAYALVAYQTAYMKANYATEFLAASMTLDMGNTDKLAEFRQEAQRLGIEVVPPSVNHSGREFAVKDGRILYALAAIKGVGVHAVDAIVEARGDRPFASLSDFAARINAKALNKRTMESLVNAGAFDVLEKNRARASAAIDSILAHAASVGAEVASGQWNMFGGPAEAADLPLPNAAPWLPAEKLQREYDAIGFFLTGHPLDDYGKALERLRVQRWTDFTRSVRAGSIAGRLAATVVSRQERRTKTGNKMGIVGLSDPSGQFEAVLFSEALAQFRELLEPGTALLLQVSAEMQGEDVRARIQTAEPLDQAASKMQKGMRIFVRSPDPLESVASRLGSLSGGRGDGEVALVLLLGARGETEVEVKLPGRYSLSPQIAGAMKAVPGVEMVEMA, encoded by the coding sequence ATGGCTGAGACAGACGTCGGTTTCGTTCACCTGCACGTGCATTCCTCCTTCTCGCTGCTGGAGGGCGCGCTCTCCATCGGCAAGCTGGCCGATCTCGCCAAGAAGGACCGCCAGCCCGCCATCGCGCTCACCGACACGGGCAACCTGTTCGGCGCGCTGGAATTCTCCGAGAAGATGGCCGGCAGCGGCATACAGCCCATACTCGGCTGCTCGCTGGCGGTGGACTTTCCCGGCCCGGCCCCACGCGGCCCGGCCGGTGCCGAGCGCCCGCGCCTCGTCCTGCTCGCGGCGAACGAGGAGGGCTGGAAGAACCTGATGGAGCTCGTCTCGCGCTCCTTCCTCGACACTGCGGCGGACGGCACCCCTCACATCAAGCTCGACTGGCTGACCGGCCGCGCCGACGGGCTGATCGCGCTGACCGGGGGCCCCGGCGGCCCCATCGACAGGGCGCTCGCGGCCGGCAGCCCGGATCTGGCCGAGCAGCGCCTCGCCGCGCTCTCCGGGCTGTTCGGCGACCGGCTCTATGTCGAGATCCAGCGGCACGGCGTCGCCGAGGAGCGGCGCGTCGAGCCGGCGCTGGTCGATCTGGCCTACCGCCTCGAACTGCCGCTGGTGGCCGCCAACGAGCCGTTCTTCGCCAGCCAGGACGACTATGAGGCGCATGACGCGCTGATCTGCATCGCCGAGGGCCGGCTGGTCGCCGAGCCCGACCGCCGCCAGCTCACCCCCGAGCACCGCTTCCGCACCCGCGCCGAGATGGCGACGATCTTCGCCGACCTGCCGGAGGCGCTGGCCAACACGGTGGAGATCGCCCGACGCTGCGCCTGGCGCCCGCGCACGGTGAAGCCGATCCTGCCGCGCTTCACGCTCGACCGCGACGAGGCGGAGGAGCTCCGCCTGCAGGCGGAGGAGGGGCTGCGTCATCGCCTTTCCGTGCATGGCCCGGCGCCGGAGCTGACGGAAAAGGACTATGAGGACCGGCTCGCCTTCGAGCTGTCCATCATCGAGAAGATGAAGTTTCCCGGCTATTTCCTCATCGTTTCGGACTTCATCAAATGGGCGAAGGCGCAGGGCATTCCGGTGGGGCCGGGCCGTGGCTCGGGCGCGGGTTCGCTGGTGGCCTATTCGCTCACCATCACCGATCTCGACCCGCTGCGCTTCGGGCTGCTGTTCGAGCGCTTCCTCAACCCCGAGCGCGTGTCGATGCCCGACTTCGACATCGACTTCTGCCAGGAGCGGCGCGACGAGGTGATCCGCTACGTCCAGCAGCGCTACGGGCGCGATCAGGTGGCGCAGATCATCACCTTCGGTACGTTGCAGGCACGCGGCGTGCTGCGCGACGTCGGCCGTGTGCTGGAAATGCCCTACGGCCAGGTCGACAAGCTGTGCAAGCTGGTGCCGCAGAACCCGGCCAATCCGGTCACGCTCAAGCAGGCCATCGGCGACGAACCGCGCCTGCAGGCCGAGAGCGACGCCAACCCGGTGGTCAAGCGCGCCTTCGACATCGCGACACGGCTTGAGGGGCTGAACCGCCACGCCTCGACCCATGCCGCCGGCATCGTCATCGGCGACCGGCCGCTGGCGAGGCTCGTGCCGCTGTACCGAGACCCGCGCTCGGACATGCCGGTGACGCAGTACAACATGAAATGGGTCGAGCAGGCCGGGCTGGTGAAGTTCGACTTCCTCGGCCTCAAGACCCTGACCGTCCTGCAGACGGCGGTGCGCCTCGTCGCCCAGCGCGGCATCGCGCTCGACCTGTCGACCATCCCTCTCGACGATCCCAAGACCTACGCCATGCTGACGCGCGGCGAGACGGTCGGCGTGTTCCAGGTGGAAAGCGCGGGCATGCGGCGCGCGCTGGTCGACATGAAGCCGGACCGGCTGGAAGACATCATCGCGCTGGTGGCGCTCTACCGCCCCGGCCCCATGGCAAACATCCCGGTCTATTGCGCGGTCAAGAACGGGCAGGAGAAGGCCGCCTACGCCCACCCCGCGCTGGAAGGCAGCCTGAAGGAGACCTACGGCGTCATCATCTACCAGGAACAGGTGATGCAGATCGCGCAGACGCTGTCGGGCTATTCGCTCGGCGAAGCCGACCTGCTGCGCCGCGCCATGGGCAAGAAGATCCGCGCCGAGATGGACAAGCAGCGTGAGCGCTTCGTCACCGGCGCGGTGGAACGCGACGTGCCGAAGGCCAAGGCGTCGGAGATCTTCGACCTGCTGGCCAAGTTCGCGGACTACGGCTTCAACAAGAGCCACGCGGCCGCCTATGCGCTGGTCGCCTACCAGACCGCCTATATGAAGGCGAATTACGCGACCGAGTTCCTCGCCGCGTCGATGACGCTCGACATGGGCAACACCGACAAGCTGGCGGAATTCCGCCAGGAGGCGCAGCGCCTCGGCATCGAGGTGGTGCCGCCCTCGGTCAACCATTCCGGCCGCGAATTCGCGGTGAAGGACGGGCGCATCCTCTACGCGCTCGCCGCCATCAAGGGCGTGGGCGTGCATGCGGTCGACGCCATCGTCGAGGCGCGGGGGGACCGCCCCTTCGCCAGCCTCTCGGACTTCGCCGCCCGCATCAACGCCAAGGCGCTGAACAAGCGGACGATGGAAAGCCTCGTCAATGCCGGCGCCTTCGACGTGCTGGAGAAGAACCGCGCCCGGGCGTCGGCGGCGATCGATTCTATCCTCGCCCATGCCGCCTCGGTGGGCGCCGAGGTGGCGTCGGGCCAGTGGAACATGTTCGGCGGGCCGGCCGAGGCGGCGGATCTGCCGCTTCCCAACGCCGCGCCCTGGCTGCCGGCCGAGAAGCTCCAGCGCGAATACGACGCCATCGGCTTCTTCCTGACCGGCCACCCGCTCGACGATTACGGCAAGGCGCTGGAGCGGCTGCGCGTGCAGCGCTGGACCGACTTCACCCGCTCGGTGCGCGCCGGCTCCATCGCGGGGCGCCTCGCGGCGACGGTGGTCAGCCGGCAGGAGCGGCGCACCAAGACCGGCAACAAGATGGGCATCGTCGGATTGTCGGATCCTTCCGGCCAGTTCGAGGCGGTGCTGTTCTCCGAGGCGCTGGCGCAGTTCCGCGAGCTGCTGGAGCCGGGCACCGCGCTGCTGCTTCAGGTTTCCGCCGAGATGCAGGGCGAGGATGTGCGCGCGCGCATCCAGACGGCCGAGCCGCTCGACCAGGCCGCCTCCAAGATGCAGAAGGGCATGCGCATCTTCGTGCGTTCGCCCGATCCGCTGGAGAGCGTGGCGTCGCGGCTCGGCTCGCTGTCCGGCGGGCGCGGGGACGGCGAGGTGGCGCTGGTGCTGCTGCTCGGCGCGCGCGGGGAGACCGAGGTCGAGGTGAAGCTGCCCGGCCGCTACAGCCTGTCGCCGCAGATCGCCGGGGCCATGAAGGCGGTGCCCGGCGTCGAGATGGTGGAGATGGCCTGA
- the tsf gene encoding translation elongation factor Ts, with translation MANITAALVKELRDKTGAGMMDCKAALNEVDGDIEAAVDWLRKKGLAKAAKKAGRVAAEGLIGIAVSGGKGVVVEVNSETDFVARNEQFQQLVRDIATVALGAADDVDAVKAAAYPAGATVTDAINSAVATIGEHMNLRRSKKLEVSTGVIGSYVHGSVGEGLGKIGVLVALESTGKADELAALGRQIAMHVAAANPQALDAAGIEPDVVARERAVLSEKAKASGKPENVVEKIVESGLKTFYKEVTLVEQAFIHDPSKTVAQAVKESEGKVGAPVKLVAFVRFGLGEGVEKQESDFAAEVAAAAGV, from the coding sequence ATGGCCAACATCACCGCTGCCCTGGTGAAGGAACTGCGCGACAAGACTGGCGCCGGCATGATGGACTGCAAGGCCGCGCTTAACGAGGTCGACGGCGACATCGAGGCGGCTGTCGACTGGCTGCGCAAGAAGGGCCTTGCCAAGGCCGCCAAGAAGGCCGGCCGCGTCGCCGCCGAGGGCCTGATCGGCATCGCCGTCAGCGGCGGCAAGGGCGTCGTCGTCGAGGTGAACTCCGAGACCGACTTCGTGGCCCGCAACGAGCAGTTCCAGCAGCTCGTGCGCGACATCGCCACCGTGGCTCTGGGCGCCGCGGACGACGTCGACGCGGTCAAGGCTGCGGCCTACCCGGCCGGCGCCACCGTGACCGACGCGATCAACAGCGCGGTCGCCACCATTGGCGAGCACATGAACCTGCGCCGCTCCAAGAAGCTGGAAGTGTCGACGGGCGTCATCGGCTCCTATGTGCACGGCTCGGTGGGCGAGGGCCTCGGCAAGATCGGTGTGCTGGTCGCGCTCGAGTCGACCGGCAAGGCCGACGAACTCGCCGCGCTCGGCCGCCAGATCGCCATGCATGTGGCTGCCGCCAACCCGCAGGCGCTCGACGCCGCCGGCATTGAGCCGGACGTCGTGGCCCGCGAGCGTGCCGTGCTGTCCGAGAAGGCCAAGGCTTCCGGCAAGCCGGAGAACGTGGTCGAGAAGATCGTCGAGAGCGGCCTCAAGACCTTCTACAAGGAAGTCACGCTGGTCGAGCAGGCCTTCATCCACGACCCCTCCAAGACCGTCGCCCAGGCGGTGAAGGAGAGCGAAGGCAAGGTCGGCGCGCCGGTCAAGCTGGTCGCCTTCGTGCGCTTCGGCCTGGGTGAAGGCGTCGAGAAGCAGGAAAGCGACTTCGCCGCCGAAGTCGCCGCCGCTGCTGGCGTCTGA
- a CDS encoding ABC transporter ATP-binding protein — protein sequence MSLSSPQAALRLEKVERGYSQGEDRLEILRGADFTVMEGQSVALVAPSGTGKSTLLHIAGLLEHQDAGEVYIGGKATAGLPDADRTRIRRVDVGFVYQFHHLLPEFSAQENVMLPQMIRGLSRREAAARAAELLGYLGLAKRLDHRPGELSGGEQQRVAIARAVANAPRVLLADEPTGNLDPHTADHVFHALSQLVEATGLAAVIATHNLELAGRMHRRVTLQEGHVVELR from the coding sequence GTGTCCCTTTCATCCCCGCAGGCGGCGCTTCGGCTGGAGAAGGTCGAACGCGGCTACTCCCAGGGCGAGGACAGGCTCGAAATCCTGCGCGGTGCCGACTTCACCGTCATGGAGGGGCAGTCGGTGGCGCTGGTGGCGCCGTCCGGCACCGGCAAGTCGACACTGCTGCACATTGCCGGCCTGCTGGAGCATCAGGACGCCGGCGAGGTCTATATCGGCGGCAAGGCGACCGCCGGCCTGCCGGACGCCGACCGCACCCGCATCCGCCGCGTCGATGTCGGCTTCGTCTATCAGTTCCACCACCTGCTGCCGGAATTCTCGGCGCAGGAGAACGTCATGCTGCCGCAGATGATCCGCGGCCTGTCGCGCCGCGAGGCGGCGGCCCGCGCGGCCGAACTGCTGGGCTATCTCGGCCTTGCCAAGCGGCTCGACCACCGGCCCGGCGAACTCTCCGGCGGCGAACAGCAGCGCGTCGCCATCGCCCGTGCGGTGGCCAACGCGCCGCGCGTGCTGCTCGCCGACGAGCCGACCGGCAATCTCGACCCGCATACGGCCGACCACGTCTTCCACGCGCTGTCGCAACTCGTCGAGGCGACCGGGCTTGCCGCGGTGATCGCCACCCATAATCTGGAGCTGGCGGGCCGGATGCACCGGCGCGTCACGCTGCAGGAAGGGCACGTGGTCGAGCTGCGCTGA
- a CDS encoding isoprenyl transferase — translation MPAGAAIKTEARGTASPLPAPRHVAIIMDGNGRWAQSHGLPRFEGHRRGAEAVRRTVAAAQELGIEALTLYSFSSENWSRPQKEIGELMGLLKRFIRSDLQELHAKNVRLRIIGEGHPTDSEVQRLLDEAQALTRDNTGVLLTVAFNYGSRNEIVRAAQELARQVAAGLLKPEDITPERFGETLDTAGLPPLDLMIRTSGEQRLSNFLLWQAAYAELVFLPVYWPDFDRSWLERALAEFGGRDRRFGGVAPGES, via the coding sequence GTGCCAGCCGGTGCCGCCATAAAGACCGAAGCGCGGGGGACGGCATCGCCCCTTCCGGCGCCGCGTCACGTCGCGATCATCATGGATGGAAACGGCCGCTGGGCGCAGAGCCACGGTCTTCCCCGTTTCGAGGGCCATCGGCGCGGCGCCGAGGCGGTGCGGCGCACGGTCGCCGCAGCCCAGGAACTCGGCATTGAGGCGCTGACCCTCTACAGCTTCTCCAGCGAGAACTGGTCGCGCCCGCAGAAGGAAATCGGCGAGCTGATGGGGCTGCTCAAGCGCTTCATCCGCTCCGACCTTCAGGAACTCCACGCCAAGAATGTCCGGCTGCGCATCATCGGAGAGGGGCATCCCACCGATTCAGAAGTGCAGCGCCTGCTCGACGAGGCGCAGGCGCTCACCCGCGACAATACCGGCGTGCTGCTGACCGTGGCGTTCAACTACGGTTCGCGTAACGAGATCGTCCGCGCCGCGCAGGAACTCGCCCGGCAGGTCGCCGCCGGCCTGCTGAAGCCGGAAGACATCACGCCCGAGCGGTTCGGCGAGACGCTCGACACGGCCGGGCTGCCCCCGCTCGACCTGATGATCCGCACCAGCGGCGAGCAGCGGCTGTCGAATTTCCTGCTCTGGCAGGCGGCCTATGCCGAGCTGGTGTTCCTGCCCGTCTACTGGCCCGACTTCGACCGCTCCTGGCTGGAGCGGGCTCTGGCCGAATTTGGCGGACGGGACCGTCGCTTCGGCGGTGTCGCTCCGGGCGAAAGCTGA
- a CDS encoding 30S ribosomal protein S2 yields the protein MALPDYSMRQLLEAGVHFGHQSHRWNPKMAPFIFGTRNNIHILDLAQTVPALHRALQAVSDTVARGGRVLFVGTKRQAADAVADAAKRSAQYYVNSRWLGGMLTNWKTISHSIARLKKLEELLAAGEGVGYTKKERLTLQREKEKLDRALGGIRDMGGIPDLLFVIDTNKEDLAVAEARRLGIPVAAILDTNCDPDGIAFPVPGNDDAGRAINLYCDLVARAAIDGIGRAQGDLGIDVGASEAPLVEELPAETVWTSLEPLSGPRGIADDLKKLTGVSPAIEKKLTDLGIFHYSQIAGLNAADAHRLGEEVGLPGRVDGWVAQAKELTAEVE from the coding sequence ATGGCGCTTCCTGACTACTCCATGCGCCAGCTCCTTGAAGCTGGCGTGCACTTCGGGCATCAGTCCCACCGCTGGAACCCGAAGATGGCCCCGTTCATCTTCGGCACCCGCAACAACATCCACATTCTCGACCTGGCCCAGACCGTGCCGGCGCTGCATCGCGCCCTGCAGGCGGTGTCCGACACCGTGGCCCGCGGCGGCCGCGTGCTTTTCGTCGGCACCAAGCGTCAGGCGGCCGATGCCGTGGCGGATGCCGCCAAGCGTTCGGCCCAGTACTATGTGAACTCCCGCTGGCTCGGCGGCATGCTGACCAACTGGAAGACCATTTCCCACTCCATCGCCCGCCTGAAGAAGCTCGAAGAGCTGCTCGCGGCCGGCGAGGGTGTCGGCTACACCAAGAAGGAGCGCCTGACGCTCCAGCGCGAGAAGGAAAAGCTCGATCGCGCGCTTGGCGGCATTCGCGACATGGGCGGCATTCCCGACCTGCTGTTCGTGATCGACACCAACAAGGAAGACCTGGCCGTCGCCGAGGCCCGCCGCCTTGGCATTCCGGTCGCGGCCATCCTCGACACCAATTGCGATCCGGACGGCATCGCCTTCCCGGTTCCCGGCAATGACGACGCCGGCCGCGCCATCAACCTCTATTGCGACCTCGTCGCCCGTGCCGCCATCGACGGCATCGGCCGCGCCCAGGGCGATCTCGGCATCGACGTCGGCGCCTCCGAGGCCCCGCTGGTCGAGGAACTGCCGGCCGAGACCGTGTGGACGAGCCTCGAGCCGCTGTCGGGTCCGCGCGGCATCGCCGACGACCTGAAGAAGCTCACCGGCGTGTCGCCGGCGATTGAGAAGAAGCTGACCGATCTCGGCATCTTCCACTATTCGCAGATCGCCGGCCTGAACGCCGCCGACGCGCATCGCCTCGGCGAGGAAGTCGGCCTGCCGGGCCGCGTCGACGGCTGGGTTGCCCAGGCGAAGGAACTGACCGCCGAGGTCGAGTGA
- the pyrH gene encoding UMP kinase, whose protein sequence is MPTAPDRNEVAYGRVLVKVSGEALMGTEPFGLHWPTIERIAQDLVEAKSTGAEIAVVVGGGNILRGASVAGQGLDRATADHMGMLATVMNALALEKAVEQAGSPARTLSAIPMPTICEPYARQTASRHLARGRVVLLAGGTGNPYFTTDTGAVLRAAELECDAVMKATNVDGVYTADPKLDPTARRYERLTHDEALAKDLKVMDAAAFALAREAKLPIIVFSIREAGAIASAIRGEGRATTVAP, encoded by the coding sequence ATGCCGACCGCGCCCGACCGCAATGAAGTCGCCTATGGGCGCGTGCTGGTGAAGGTCTCGGGTGAGGCATTGATGGGCACCGAGCCCTTCGGCCTGCACTGGCCGACCATCGAGCGCATCGCCCAGGACCTCGTCGAGGCCAAGTCCACCGGCGCGGAGATCGCCGTTGTGGTGGGCGGCGGCAACATCCTGCGCGGCGCCAGCGTGGCGGGGCAGGGGCTCGACCGCGCCACCGCCGACCACATGGGCATGCTGGCCACCGTGATGAACGCGCTGGCGCTGGAGAAGGCGGTCGAGCAGGCCGGCAGCCCGGCGCGCACGCTCTCCGCCATTCCGATGCCGACGATCTGCGAGCCCTATGCCCGCCAGACCGCCTCGCGCCACCTGGCGCGCGGGCGCGTCGTTCTGCTGGCCGGCGGCACCGGCAATCCCTATTTCACCACCGACACCGGCGCCGTGCTGCGCGCCGCCGAGCTGGAATGTGACGCGGTGATGAAGGCGACCAATGTCGACGGCGTCTATACCGCCGATCCCAAGCTCGACCCGACTGCGCGGCGCTATGAGCGCCTGACGCATGACGAGGCACTGGCGAAGGACCTCAAGGTGATGGACGCCGCCGCCTTCGCTCTTGCGCGTGAGGCAAAGCTGCCGATCATCGTGTTCTCGATCCGCGAGGCGGGGGCAATCGCCTCGGCCATTCGCGGCGAGGGACGGGCGACCACGGTCGCCCCGTAG